A single window of Syntrophotalea acetylenica DNA harbors:
- a CDS encoding GNAT family N-acetyltransferase has protein sequence MDAEFILPEDRRWRDFLTTASHDCYHLPEYVRFAAKHEGGSPGAYYVENNGMALLVPVLRQALPKDLGGTGMACDFISPYGYPGPIFSGGTDAPNARELFAGFLDIARSQGAVAIFLRIHPLLQDFLSTMADFGELVMHGRTVFGEMSGGRDDIWSGLSGNHWRNIKKLQKSGFVSVHNDFAWWEGFIGVYLETMRRVGATRQYFFSRDYFDDLRQALGNRLHLWSVHSPQGALAAASIFIETDGIVQFHLGGTAAEFSSFAPAKLLMYDVGNWANAQNARFFHLGGGVGGREDSLFSYKSGFFKNYSNFYTLRIIADEPKYRQLTTIWKNNTLDSHCDLHFFPIYRQELS, from the coding sequence GTGGACGCTGAGTTTATTCTGCCGGAGGATCGCAGGTGGCGAGATTTTCTTACAACGGCGTCTCATGATTGCTATCACCTGCCGGAATATGTCCGTTTTGCGGCAAAACACGAAGGCGGCTCCCCCGGAGCGTACTATGTAGAAAACAATGGCATGGCACTGCTGGTTCCCGTGCTCAGGCAGGCGCTGCCGAAAGATCTTGGCGGCACGGGCATGGCATGCGATTTTATCTCCCCATACGGTTACCCGGGTCCGATTTTTTCCGGGGGTACGGATGCGCCCAACGCCCGGGAACTTTTCGCCGGTTTTCTCGATATTGCCAGGAGCCAGGGGGCGGTCGCAATTTTTTTGCGCATTCATCCCTTGTTGCAGGACTTTTTATCCACCATGGCCGATTTCGGCGAACTTGTCATGCATGGACGCACGGTTTTTGGTGAAATGAGCGGGGGGAGGGATGACATCTGGTCCGGATTGAGCGGCAATCACTGGAGAAATATCAAAAAATTGCAAAAATCCGGGTTTGTTTCCGTGCATAACGACTTCGCATGGTGGGAAGGTTTCATAGGCGTCTATCTCGAAACCATGCGCCGGGTCGGAGCAACGCGGCAGTATTTTTTCTCCAGGGATTACTTTGACGATCTCCGGCAGGCGCTCGGCAACCGGCTGCACTTGTGGTCCGTGCACTCGCCGCAGGGGGCACTGGCGGCGGCTTCGATTTTTATCGAAACAGATGGTATCGTGCAGTTTCATCTGGGCGGAACCGCTGCAGAATTTTCTTCATTCGCGCCGGCAAAGCTCCTTATGTACGATGTCGGAAATTGGGCAAATGCCCAAAACGCCAGGTTTTTTCACCTTGGCGGCGGGGTCGGTGGGCGGGAAGATTCTCTTTTCAGCTATAAATCGGGTTTTTTTAAAAACTACTCCAATTTTTACACGCTCCGGATTATCGCCGACGAACCGAAATACAGGCAACTGACAACAATCTGGAAAAACAATACCCTCGATAGCCATTGCGATCTGCATTTCTTTCCCATTTACAGGCAGGAGCTTTCCTGA
- a CDS encoding glycosyltransferase family 4 protein translates to MHILYLHQYFVPPDGASGTRSYEMARRLVQSGHKVTLVTGSSGFPPGYHVGEGLKQLVIDGISLKVLPVPYSNRFSFYRRLRAFFEYSLRSLVQICREERVDLVFATSTPLTIAIPGWIAKLWHRCPMVFEVRDLWPEMPIAIGALRNPVLIWLAEKLEQFAYRHAAHVIALSPGIARGVALAGYPENKITVIPNSCDVSLFRFDSQQGNPFLEQNPMFREKRLVVYAGTFGFLNGVDYLAEIAREMALLDSEICFLVVGHGREEEKVAEKAASLGVLNKNFWMLPPVPKNFMPYVLGAAALGVSTFIDLPQMWNNSANKFFDCLAAGRPVVINYAGWQAEFLARTGAGLVVPPRQPDEAARRIHAFLHDPDRLCKARAAARAAADQEFNRDRLAAQLEGIFRSLV, encoded by the coding sequence TTGCACATCCTTTATCTGCATCAATATTTTGTGCCGCCCGATGGAGCTTCCGGGACGCGCTCCTATGAAATGGCCCGGCGCCTGGTGCAATCGGGGCATAAAGTTACCCTGGTTACGGGCAGCAGCGGCTTCCCGCCGGGATATCATGTCGGCGAGGGCCTTAAACAGCTCGTCATCGATGGTATTTCCCTGAAGGTTTTGCCGGTTCCCTATTCCAACCGCTTCTCCTTTTACAGGCGATTGCGTGCGTTTTTCGAATATTCCCTGCGCAGCCTGGTTCAGATCTGCAGGGAAGAACGGGTGGATCTTGTCTTTGCCACCAGCACGCCTCTGACCATTGCCATTCCTGGATGGATCGCAAAACTCTGGCATCGATGCCCGATGGTCTTTGAAGTTCGCGATTTGTGGCCCGAAATGCCCATAGCCATCGGCGCCTTGCGAAATCCGGTCCTCATCTGGCTGGCTGAAAAACTTGAACAGTTCGCTTACAGGCATGCCGCGCATGTGATCGCCCTGTCGCCGGGCATTGCCCGTGGTGTCGCCCTTGCAGGTTACCCCGAAAACAAAATTACCGTGATCCCGAACAGTTGCGATGTATCCCTGTTCCGTTTTGACAGTCAGCAGGGCAACCCTTTCCTCGAACAAAATCCGATGTTTCGGGAGAAGCGCCTGGTAGTCTATGCGGGAACCTTCGGTTTTCTTAACGGGGTCGATTATCTTGCCGAGATTGCCAGGGAAATGGCGCTGCTTGATTCCGAAATCTGTTTTCTGGTTGTAGGGCATGGCAGGGAAGAAGAGAAGGTTGCCGAAAAGGCCGCATCCCTCGGCGTTTTGAACAAAAATTTCTGGATGTTGCCGCCGGTTCCCAAAAATTTCATGCCCTACGTTCTGGGGGCCGCCGCCCTGGGCGTGTCGACTTTTATCGACCTGCCGCAGATGTGGAACAATTCCGCCAACAAGTTTTTCGACTGTCTTGCCGCCGGCCGGCCGGTGGTTATCAACTATGCGGGCTGGCAGGCTGAGTTCCTTGCCCGTACCGGAGCCGGGCTGGTCGTTCCCCCCCGGCAGCCAGACGAGGCCGCCCGGCGGATTCACGCATTTCTGCACGATCCGGATCGTTTGTGCAAGGCCCGTGCTGCGGCCCGTGCCGCGGCGGACCAGGAATTCAATCGTGACCGGCTGGCGGCGCAGCTCGAGGGTATTTTCCGATCATTGGTTTGA
- a CDS encoding glycosyltransferase: MIKIAMIFMRFPAASEAFASSDVRVLSSLDCEVHVYNLRPSVANNQQLIIERGLENIKISKANSFSILKGILQFFHRPQVAIPLLLWCIKNSRFNINHFLKTLFLLPRTLDVFTQIEKTRPDVVHLFWGHYPAMVGFLVKRFCQRIRLSMFLGAYDLLTAFNGSWQVASKADVVWTHARCNLDRLENAGIPGSKIVVWHRGIDLSLVPSCRDNHRPLRIVTAGRLVSGKGFAFLIEAFSAIHGQCPDVELVLLGDGPERANLEKQVRGFGLERAVTFKGHVKHAQVFAEFSTSRVFLFCSQNPSERLPNVVKEAMACGCVCVVTPTPGIEELVRDTVTGFVVPKDMQQIVLVVCRLLEDAALQQTIAANARQFIADAFNAETQIRWQLRRWQALVEHGSLQSRGE, translated from the coding sequence ATGATTAAAATTGCTATGATATTTATGCGATTTCCAGCAGCAAGCGAAGCATTTGCATCTTCCGATGTGAGGGTTCTTTCTTCATTGGATTGCGAAGTCCACGTTTATAATTTAAGGCCGTCGGTTGCAAACAATCAACAGTTAATAATCGAACGCGGTCTTGAAAATATAAAAATATCAAAAGCCAATTCTTTCAGTATTTTAAAAGGGATTCTTCAGTTTTTTCATCGCCCCCAAGTTGCTATTCCTTTGTTGTTGTGGTGTATTAAGAATTCACGATTTAATATCAATCATTTTTTGAAAACGTTGTTTCTTTTACCGAGAACCCTTGATGTCTTTACGCAGATTGAAAAGACCCGTCCCGATGTTGTGCATCTGTTTTGGGGACATTACCCGGCGATGGTCGGTTTCCTGGTCAAAAGGTTCTGCCAACGGATCCGCCTTTCCATGTTTCTGGGGGCTTACGATCTTCTGACGGCTTTTAACGGAAGCTGGCAGGTTGCATCAAAAGCCGATGTCGTGTGGACGCATGCCCGCTGCAATCTTGACAGGCTGGAAAATGCCGGCATTCCCGGCAGCAAAATTGTGGTGTGGCACCGGGGTATCGATCTGTCGCTGGTGCCTTCCTGCCGCGATAATCATCGACCTTTACGGATTGTCACTGCCGGTCGACTGGTCAGTGGCAAAGGGTTCGCGTTTCTCATCGAGGCTTTTTCCGCCATTCATGGACAATGCCCCGACGTGGAGCTTGTTCTGCTCGGTGACGGACCAGAAAGGGCCAACCTCGAAAAACAGGTGCGGGGCTTCGGGCTGGAGAGGGCCGTGACTTTCAAGGGGCATGTCAAGCATGCGCAGGTTTTCGCCGAGTTCAGCACCAGCCGGGTCTTTCTGTTCTGCAGCCAAAACCCTTCCGAGCGTTTGCCAAATGTTGTCAAGGAGGCGATGGCCTGCGGCTGCGTGTGCGTGGTAACGCCTACGCCTGGGATTGAAGAGCTTGTGCGGGACACGGTAACCGGCTTTGTTGTGCCGAAAGACATGCAACAGATCGTTTTGGTTGTCTGCCGTCTGTTGGAAGATGCCGCTTTGCAGCAAACCATTGCCGCTAACGCGAGGCAGTTCATCGCCGATGCCTTTAATGCCGAAACGCAGATCAGGTGGCAGTTGCGCAGATGGCAGGCTCTTGTTGAGCATGGATCGTTGCAGTCCCGGGGCGAATAG
- a CDS encoding O-antigen ligase family protein — protein sequence MARQICRGQHCESIFKVLWAMIKNKLFNIEFPLFIYVLSVILFSFHSENFIISYLSGVLLAVWFVVDKLIRKDFVIFGFTIYHTIFMAFLFLCSFGLISNPGGFERFLTVVQIFLLSIIVTDIVVIKKGLDAIKLAVISGCVYACFIVSLQQGSEMIYGNVDRVGSTLQNPNAFALALIVGMIFSFHEIITENKKFNKLRNILSVLLILWFGYYIIYYTGSRKGIILLFFINIMIFVYIFIYSKINQKIFVLFSFPIIEMILIYFLAKSPYFSRMRNLFVLLSGGSVSEGSMDVRTAMLLRAFDLWRQRPFWGWGIDQYRLVSGFNTYSHNNISEIIVNNGLIGFLFYYGMFFVLFLSIFKNITKQNKIIFWVMTGLIVLLMNDFGMVSYYSKIHWILFSTLVATIKINETRDKIAIQND from the coding sequence TTGGCACGCCAGATATGCAGAGGACAGCATTGTGAATCAATATTTAAGGTTCTTTGGGCTATGATAAAAAACAAATTATTCAATATAGAATTTCCATTATTTATTTATGTATTAAGCGTTATTCTCTTTTCGTTTCATAGTGAGAATTTTATTATATCTTATCTATCTGGAGTGCTTCTCGCTGTATGGTTTGTCGTTGATAAGTTGATAAGAAAAGATTTCGTTATTTTTGGATTTACAATCTATCACACAATTTTCATGGCATTTTTGTTTTTATGTTCATTTGGATTAATCTCTAACCCTGGCGGCTTTGAGAGATTTTTGACTGTTGTACAGATTTTTCTATTATCGATTATAGTAACAGATATTGTTGTAATAAAAAAAGGACTCGATGCCATAAAACTCGCCGTTATTTCGGGGTGTGTCTATGCTTGCTTTATTGTGAGCCTTCAACAAGGAAGCGAGATGATATACGGAAATGTAGACCGTGTTGGATCTACACTCCAAAATCCCAATGCATTTGCTTTAGCCCTCATTGTCGGCATGATTTTTTCTTTTCATGAGATCATTACGGAAAATAAAAAATTCAATAAGCTGCGTAATATTTTAAGTGTTTTACTTATTTTATGGTTTGGCTATTATATTATTTATTATACAGGATCCAGAAAAGGTATTATCTTGCTATTTTTTATCAATATCATGATTTTTGTTTATATTTTTATTTATTCAAAAATCAATCAGAAAATATTTGTTCTTTTTTCGTTTCCAATTATTGAAATGATCCTGATTTATTTTTTGGCAAAATCACCTTATTTTTCCAGGATGAGAAACCTGTTTGTATTGCTGTCCGGGGGGAGTGTTTCCGAGGGGAGCATGGATGTCCGCACCGCTATGTTATTGAGAGCATTTGATCTTTGGAGGCAAAGGCCCTTTTGGGGTTGGGGCATTGACCAATACAGGTTGGTTTCCGGGTTCAATACCTATTCTCATAACAATATTTCCGAGATTATTGTCAATAATGGATTGATTGGATTTCTGTTTTACTATGGGATGTTTTTTGTTTTGTTTTTATCAATATTTAAAAATATAACAAAACAAAATAAAATCATATTTTGGGTGATGACCGGATTGATTGTTTTGCTTATGAATGATTTCGGAATGGTTTCATATTATTCGAAAATACATTGGATTCTTTTTTCAACACTTGTTGCAACGATAAAAATAAACGAGACCAGAGATAAAATAGCGATACAGAATGATTAA
- a CDS encoding glycosyltransferase: MRCMETESRRIIVYLPALTGGGAERVMLNLAHGFISAGCDVDLVVSSLSGPYLAEVPEGVLLHDLGTRRVSRSFWKFFHFIKARPHAVVFTTLQYANIFCLLLKIFFRIKNPVFIRESNAVSRKLRGRNLRERAFRFLIQTLYASADGIIAVSRGVKSDLTANFRIPPQNIAVIPNPVVVPAVLPEQHNCAPHAWLEEGNPPVILGVGRLEAQKDFETLIEAFSQVRKRLPCRLIILGEGSRRAALMKVAQALDVSDHVDLPGFVLDPFSFMRKAGVFVLSSRWEGFPNALIQALACGCQVVSTDCPFGPAEILEEGKYGALVRVGEPQEMAERIAEILNGHLLMNEGVDWHARYAEDSIVNQYLRFFGL, translated from the coding sequence ATGCGATGCATGGAGACAGAGTCGAGGCGAATTATCGTTTACTTGCCCGCGTTGACGGGAGGAGGGGCTGAAAGGGTCATGCTCAACCTCGCTCACGGTTTTATATCCGCGGGGTGCGATGTTGATCTGGTGGTTTCCAGCCTGTCAGGTCCTTACCTGGCTGAGGTTCCTGAGGGGGTGTTGTTGCATGACCTCGGAACGCGCCGGGTGTCGAGATCCTTTTGGAAATTCTTTCATTTTATCAAAGCCCGGCCGCATGCCGTTGTCTTTACCACGCTGCAGTACGCGAACATTTTCTGTCTGCTGTTAAAAATTTTTTTCCGGATTAAAAATCCGGTCTTTATACGGGAATCCAATGCCGTATCCCGGAAATTGCGGGGACGAAACCTTAGGGAACGTGCTTTTCGGTTTTTGATCCAAACCCTGTATGCATCGGCCGATGGCATTATCGCGGTGTCCCGGGGCGTAAAGAGCGATTTGACGGCCAATTTTCGGATTCCGCCGCAGAACATTGCGGTTATTCCGAATCCGGTGGTCGTGCCGGCAGTCCTTCCGGAACAGCACAATTGCGCACCTCACGCCTGGCTGGAGGAAGGCAATCCCCCTGTTATACTTGGAGTTGGCAGGCTGGAAGCGCAAAAAGATTTTGAAACCCTGATCGAGGCCTTCTCGCAGGTGAGGAAACGTCTGCCGTGCAGGCTTATCATCCTGGGCGAGGGATCCCGCAGGGCGGCCTTGATGAAGGTTGCACAGGCTCTCGACGTAAGTGACCATGTCGATCTGCCCGGTTTTGTTCTCGATCCCTTTTCGTTCATGCGCAAAGCGGGGGTTTTTGTCCTGTCATCGAGGTGGGAAGGTTTTCCAAATGCTCTCATCCAGGCTCTTGCCTGTGGATGTCAGGTTGTAAGCACCGATTGCCCCTTTGGTCCGGCTGAAATTCTGGAAGAAGGCAAGTATGGTGCTTTGGTTCGTGTGGGAGAACCCCAGGAAATGGCCGAGCGCATCGCTGAGATTTTAAATGGTCATTTGCTCATGAATGAAGGCGTTGATTGGCACGCCAGATATGCAGAGGACAGCATTGTGAATCAATATTTAAGGTTCTTTGGGCTATGA
- a CDS encoding ATP-grasp domain-containing protein has product MKIAIHAGEGDFSKRWIDYCQEKKLVFEIVDCFDSDIIDTLRDFDILLWHWRWIHPESQLAARQIVASIDKMNIVNYPNLNTCWHYDDKLGQKYLLESISAPTIKTWVFYDKKKALKWINETEFPKVFKLRCGSASVNVSLVKNKKEAIKLCTKAFHNGFIPRGSYFSDTKTKIKTIKNRRMLFEKIKRIPQSLQHIAASNRVIPRQIGYVYFQEFLPGNDCDLRMTILGGKAFGVMRKTRENDFRASGSGVVIHDPAKVDLRCVKIAFETARKIGAQSLAFDFLWDRDGQPRIAEMSYCFPERGVKGCPGWWDENLGWHEGSLYPQDLILESMVDEYQRKITRT; this is encoded by the coding sequence CTGGATAGACTACTGCCAGGAAAAAAAACTCGTTTTCGAGATAGTTGATTGTTTTGATTCAGATATTATTGATACGCTTCGCGATTTTGACATACTTCTGTGGCATTGGCGATGGATACATCCAGAATCCCAACTGGCCGCAAGACAGATCGTTGCTTCAATTGATAAAATGAACATTGTAAATTATCCAAACCTTAATACATGCTGGCATTACGATGATAAACTAGGGCAAAAATATTTATTGGAAAGTATTTCCGCTCCTACTATAAAAACATGGGTTTTTTATGATAAGAAAAAAGCCCTTAAATGGATAAATGAGACGGAATTTCCAAAAGTATTTAAATTGAGGTGTGGTTCGGCATCAGTAAATGTGAGCCTTGTTAAAAATAAAAAAGAAGCCATAAAATTGTGTACCAAAGCATTCCACAATGGATTTATCCCACGAGGTTCCTATTTCAGTGATACAAAAACCAAAATTAAAACAATCAAAAACCGACGCATGCTTTTCGAAAAAATTAAAAGAATTCCGCAGTCCCTGCAACATATTGCAGCATCGAATCGGGTGATTCCCAGGCAGATCGGCTATGTCTATTTCCAGGAATTTCTGCCAGGAAACGATTGCGATCTGCGAATGACCATCTTGGGTGGCAAAGCCTTTGGCGTGATGCGAAAAACCAGGGAAAATGACTTTCGGGCCAGCGGTAGCGGTGTTGTTATTCACGACCCCGCCAAAGTGGATTTGCGCTGCGTAAAAATTGCTTTTGAAACAGCAAGAAAGATCGGTGCCCAAAGCCTGGCCTTCGATTTTCTCTGGGACCGGGACGGACAACCGCGCATAGCAGAGATGAGCTATTGTTTTCCGGAGCGTGGGGTGAAAGGGTGTCCGGGTTGGTGGGATGAAAACCTGGGCTGGCATGAAGGCAGTCTCTATCCCCAGGACCTCATTCTGGAAAGCATGGTCGATGAATATCAGCGAAAAATTACGCGTACTTGA